From one bacterium Scap17 genomic stretch:
- a CDS encoding GGDEF domain-containing protein, with protein MVSPLKLIVTSWRWLVGKTGSAREILHHGFLVSAVFIGLISALFNSLFDLTLPAYNIVLVIISAFIALMWYRSRFHGEFQRMAWLFCALVTFVMLPGNWLFNHGATGPTLLFYLMASAYVLAVLPADPRRRGIIIIGLMFMPWALLAFEHARPGLVSRYASEGMRFIDMGFSYTLAFGLLSVVIAGYARRIHEERDIADAYAARLERLNLLDSLTGLYNHRAIHEQAKAWIRRSQSACLLICDLDHFKMINDNHGHPYGDTVLEEFSRHVSKLTQEFSGEAGRYGGEEFMILIPGTLATARQFDRCLRERCEASPLLHGVILFSTGASELHPDDTLSSWVKRSDDALYHAKENGRGRLMVDKDLSVI; from the coding sequence ATGGTCAGCCCATTGAAATTGATAGTTACCTCTTGGCGTTGGCTGGTCGGCAAGACTGGCTCCGCCCGCGAGATACTCCATCATGGCTTTCTCGTTTCCGCTGTCTTCATCGGGTTGATTTCGGCCCTCTTCAACTCCCTGTTTGACCTCACCCTGCCGGCGTACAATATCGTGCTGGTCATCATCAGCGCGTTCATCGCCCTGATGTGGTATCGCTCGCGCTTTCATGGCGAGTTCCAGCGGATGGCCTGGCTGTTCTGTGCGCTGGTCACCTTCGTGATGCTGCCCGGCAACTGGCTGTTCAATCATGGCGCGACCGGCCCGACCCTGCTGTTCTACCTGATGGCGTCGGCCTATGTGCTGGCGGTACTGCCCGCTGACCCCAGGCGCCGAGGCATCATCATCATTGGCCTCATGTTCATGCCTTGGGCACTGCTGGCCTTTGAGCATGCAAGGCCGGGCCTGGTCAGCCGCTATGCCTCCGAAGGCATGCGCTTCATTGACATGGGCTTCAGTTACACGCTGGCCTTCGGGCTGCTCAGCGTGGTGATCGCAGGCTACGCTCGACGTATCCATGAAGAGCGTGATATTGCCGATGCCTATGCCGCTCGACTGGAGCGCCTCAACTTGCTGGATAGCCTGACCGGCCTCTACAACCATCGCGCGATTCACGAACAGGCGAAAGCCTGGATCAGACGTTCGCAAAGTGCCTGTTTACTAATCTGTGATCTGGATCATTTCAAGATGATCAATGACAACCACGGGCATCCATACGGCGACACGGTACTGGAAGAGTTCTCACGCCATGTCAGCAAGCTGACGCAGGAGTTCTCGGGGGAAGCGGGACGCTATGGCGGCGAGGAGTTCATGATCCTGATCCCCGGCACCCTGGCGACGGCTCGCCAGTTCGACAGATGCCTGCGGGAGCGCTGCGAAGCCTCGCCCCTGCTGCACGGTGTGATCCTCTTCAGCACCGGCGCCAGCGAATTGCACCCCGACGACACCCTGTCGAGCTGGGTCAAGCGCAGTGATGACGCCCTCTACCACGCCAAGGAAAATGGCCGTGGCCGTCTGATGGTCGACAAGGACCTGAGCGTCATCTGA
- a CDS encoding fumarate hydratase, producing the protein MTVIRQDDLIQSVADALQYISYYHPKDFIDAMNAAYEREENPAAKDAIAQILINSRMCALGHRPICQDTGIVTVFVHVGMNVRFEADMSLDDMVNEGVRRAYLLPDNVLRASVLADPDGKRANTKDNTPAIIHHKLVPGDSVEIHVAAKGGGSEAKSKFAMLNPSDSVVDWVLEQIPKMGAGWCPPGMLGIGIGGTAEKAMQLAKESLLEPIDIQELQARGASNRAEEIRLELFEKVNATGVGAQGLGGLTTVLDIKVMDYPTHAANKPVAIIPNCAATRHVHFTLDGSGVAELPAPKLEDWPEITREAGDSVKRVNLDTVTPEEVQSWQPGDTLLLNGKLLTGRDAAHKRMTEMLARGEQLPVDLKGRFIYYVGPVDPIRDEVVGPAGPTTATRMDKFTRTLLEETGLLGMVGKAERGPTAIDAIRDNKSSYLMAVGGAAYLVAQAIKKSRVLAFEDLGMEAIYEFEVEDMPVTVAVDSAGVSVHQTGPAKWKEIIASRA; encoded by the coding sequence ATGACCGTGATCCGCCAGGATGACCTGATCCAGAGCGTCGCCGACGCGCTGCAGTACATCTCCTACTACCATCCGAAGGATTTCATCGACGCCATGAACGCGGCGTACGAGCGTGAAGAGAATCCTGCCGCCAAGGATGCCATCGCGCAGATCCTGATCAACTCCCGGATGTGTGCCCTGGGTCATCGTCCCATCTGTCAGGACACCGGTATCGTCACCGTCTTCGTTCATGTCGGCATGAACGTGCGCTTCGAGGCCGACATGAGTCTCGACGACATGGTCAATGAAGGCGTGCGTCGCGCCTACCTGCTGCCGGACAACGTGCTGCGCGCCTCCGTGCTGGCAGACCCGGACGGCAAGCGTGCCAATACCAAGGACAACACGCCGGCCATCATCCATCACAAGCTGGTGCCGGGTGACAGCGTCGAGATCCACGTCGCGGCCAAGGGTGGCGGCAGCGAAGCCAAGTCCAAGTTCGCGATGCTCAACCCGTCCGACTCCGTGGTCGACTGGGTGCTGGAGCAGATTCCGAAGATGGGTGCTGGCTGGTGTCCGCCCGGCATGCTGGGCATCGGCATCGGTGGTACCGCCGAGAAGGCGATGCAGCTGGCCAAGGAGTCCCTGCTCGAGCCGATCGATATCCAGGAGCTGCAGGCGCGTGGTGCCTCCAACCGTGCCGAAGAGATCCGTCTCGAGCTGTTCGAGAAGGTCAATGCGACTGGTGTCGGCGCCCAGGGCCTCGGCGGTCTGACCACCGTGCTCGACATCAAGGTCATGGATTACCCGACCCACGCGGCCAACAAGCCGGTGGCGATCATCCCGAACTGCGCGGCGACCCGCCACGTGCACTTCACCCTGGATGGCAGCGGCGTGGCAGAACTGCCGGCACCCAAGCTCGAGGACTGGCCGGAAATCACCCGTGAAGCGGGCGACAGCGTCAAGCGTGTCAACCTCGACACCGTGACGCCCGAGGAAGTGCAGAGCTGGCAGCCGGGCGACACCCTGCTGCTCAACGGCAAACTGCTGACCGGCCGTGATGCGGCTCACAAGCGCATGACCGAGATGCTGGCACGCGGCGAGCAGCTGCCGGTCGACCTCAAGGGGCGCTTCATCTACTACGTCGGCCCGGTCGACCCGATCCGTGACGAAGTCGTCGGCCCGGCTGGCCCGACCACCGCGACCCGCATGGACAAGTTCACGCGCACCCTGCTGGAAGAGACCGGCCTGCTGGGCATGGTCGGCAAGGCAGAGCGTGGCCCGACCGCGATCGACGCCATCCGTGACAACAAGTCCAGCTACCTGATGGCCGTCGGCGGCGCTGCCTACCTGGTCGCCCAGGCGATCAAGAAGTCACGCGTGCTGGCGTTTGAAGACCTGGGCATGGAAGCGATCTACGAATTCGAGGTCGAAGACATGCCGGTGACCGTGGCCGTCGACAGCGCGGGTGTCTCCGTTCACCAGACCGGCCCGGCCAAGTGGAAGGAAATCATCGCCAGCCGCGCCTGA
- a CDS encoding ABC transporter ATP-binding protein has product MLALEHLTTHYGPVQALNDVSLAVGQGEIVTLIGANGAGKTTLLMSICGDPRPTSGRVWFEGEEITGTPTARVMRGGLSVVPEGRRIFTGMTVEENLAMGGYYQSKEENERSIEHVLGLFPRLKERFQQRGGTMSGGEQQMLAIGRALMSRPRLLLLDEPSLGLAPIVIGQIFEIVEQLREQGTTIFLVEQNAHRALSIADRGYVLEHGRVVLADSGKALLANDDVRRAYLGG; this is encoded by the coding sequence ATGCTGGCCCTCGAGCATCTGACCACCCACTACGGGCCGGTGCAGGCGCTCAATGATGTCTCGCTGGCTGTCGGCCAGGGTGAGATCGTGACGCTGATCGGTGCCAACGGTGCCGGCAAGACGACGCTTCTGATGTCGATCTGTGGCGATCCGCGTCCGACCAGCGGGCGGGTGTGGTTCGAGGGCGAGGAGATCACCGGCACGCCTACGGCACGCGTGATGCGCGGTGGGCTGTCGGTGGTGCCGGAAGGTCGCCGCATCTTCACCGGCATGACGGTGGAGGAAAACCTGGCCATGGGCGGCTATTACCAGAGCAAGGAGGAGAACGAACGCAGCATCGAGCACGTGCTGGGGCTATTCCCGCGTCTCAAGGAGCGCTTCCAGCAGCGCGGCGGTACCATGTCCGGCGGAGAGCAGCAGATGCTGGCCATCGGACGCGCCCTGATGAGTCGGCCGCGACTGCTGTTGCTCGATGAGCCATCGCTGGGGCTGGCACCCATCGTGATCGGGCAGATCTTCGAGATCGTCGAGCAGCTGCGCGAGCAGGGCACTACCATCTTCCTGGTGGAGCAGAACGCCCATCGTGCCTTGTCGATCGCCGATCGCGGTTATGTGCTGGAGCATGGTCGCGTGGTGCTGGCGGACAGCGGCAAGGCGCTGCTGGCCAATGACGACGTGCGTCGCGCCTATCTCGGCGGTTGA
- the livM gene encoding high-affinity branched-chain amino acid ABC transporter permease LivM, whose protein sequence is MPKLAKQTLKTAGTSPAETIPPQPSYRRPWWSALAAAVLTLVLGGSVLGVQLESTGITTTVRLMGMDTWGWLLAAALAVFLHQLVRPQIEEWRARTRKPSRFSVPDVMSGQKRQLWIMLAIGALLIFPFLSNRSAVDLATLTLIYIMLGLGLNVVVGLAGLLDLGYVGFYAVGAYTYALLNSYLGFSFWEALPIAGLMTALFGYLLGFPVLRLRGDYLAIVTLGFGEIIRILLNNWTELTGGPNGIARIPKPTLFNLEFSRRADEGNIAFHEFFGIDYDPALKVIYLYLLALILVLITLFVIYRLLRMPIGRAWEALREDDIACRSLGMNPTGIKLSAFTIGASFAGFAGAFFAARQGFISPESFTFIESAIILAIVVLGGMGSQLGVILAAIAMTLLPELAREFNEYRMLLFGLMMVLMMVWRPQGLVPLKRPQMELDRG, encoded by the coding sequence ATGCCCAAGCTTGCGAAACAGACGCTGAAGACAGCGGGTACCTCGCCCGCCGAGACGATTCCGCCACAGCCTTCCTATCGGCGGCCCTGGTGGTCGGCACTTGCGGCCGCCGTGTTGACTCTCGTGCTGGGTGGCTCGGTACTGGGGGTGCAGCTCGAGTCCACCGGCATCACCACCACGGTACGCTTGATGGGCATGGACACCTGGGGATGGTTGCTGGCCGCGGCGCTGGCCGTCTTCCTGCATCAGCTGGTACGTCCGCAGATCGAGGAGTGGCGTGCACGCACGCGCAAACCTTCACGTTTCAGCGTCCCGGATGTGATGAGCGGTCAGAAGCGTCAGCTGTGGATCATGCTGGCCATCGGTGCGTTGCTGATCTTCCCGTTCCTCTCCAACCGATCGGCGGTGGACCTCGCCACTCTGACGCTGATCTACATCATGTTGGGCCTGGGGCTCAACGTGGTAGTGGGGCTCGCCGGGCTGCTGGATCTCGGCTACGTGGGCTTCTACGCCGTCGGGGCCTATACCTATGCGCTGCTCAACAGCTATCTGGGCTTCAGCTTTTGGGAGGCATTGCCCATCGCCGGATTGATGACGGCGCTGTTCGGCTATCTGCTTGGCTTCCCCGTACTACGGCTGCGTGGTGACTACCTGGCCATCGTGACGCTGGGCTTCGGCGAGATCATCCGCATCCTGCTCAACAACTGGACCGAGCTGACCGGCGGCCCGAATGGCATCGCGCGCATTCCCAAGCCGACATTGTTCAATCTCGAGTTCTCGCGGCGAGCCGACGAGGGCAACATCGCCTTCCATGAGTTCTTCGGCATCGACTATGACCCGGCCCTCAAGGTGATCTACCTGTATCTGCTGGCCTTGATTCTGGTGCTGATCACGCTGTTCGTGATCTACCGCTTGCTGCGCATGCCCATCGGGCGGGCGTGGGAGGCGTTGCGCGAGGATGACATCGCCTGTCGCTCGCTGGGCATGAACCCCACCGGCATCAAGCTCTCGGCCTTCACGATCGGTGCGAGCTTCGCCGGTTTCGCTGGCGCCTTCTTCGCCGCGCGACAGGGCTTCATCAGCCCCGAGTCCTTCACCTTCATCGAGTCGGCGATCATTCTGGCCATCGTGGTGCTGGGCGGAATGGGCTCGCAGCTGGGCGTGATCCTGGCCGCGATCGCCATGACGTTGCTGCCGGAGCTGGCACGCGAATTCAATGAATATCGCATGCTGCTGTTCGGGCTGATGATGGTGTTGATGATGGTCTGGCGTCCTCAGGGCCTGGTGCCGCTCAAACGACCGCAGATGGAGCTCGACCGTGGCTGA
- the cls gene encoding cardiolipin synthase: MTAWLLGFLLLTSHILGAMSAVMALMSSRTSQGAIAWILCLLTFPYVALPLYWVFGRPRFYGYVSAREERDSTMRRVLMRFRPKLSPWLSRPLGGNPTHLDAIERLAMMPVTTGNRAKLLINGEHTFDALFHAIDAAEDYILIQFFIVRNDELGVRLKQKLMNRAERGVRVCFLYDEIGSRKLPDGYLNDLLESGCEVSAFNSSRGWRHRFQINFRNHRKITVIDGRVGFVGGLNVGNEYLGHSERYGAWRDTHLKLEGPSVMGLQEAFWEDWHWATGEVLSLEWQPQISCDECQHVVIVPSGPADRRETASLLVQQAIHSSVSRIWITSPYFVPDQGVQDALKIAALRGVDVRVMIPERPDHLLVFLSAFSFLSEMIRSGVRVFRYQPGFLHQKVMLMDSHTATIGTVNLDNRSFRLNFEITAFVPDHQFASEVEAMLEEDFRHCREISCEELDARPMWRKLVSRAAYLLAPIQ, encoded by the coding sequence ATGACCGCCTGGCTACTCGGCTTTCTACTGCTGACCAGTCATATCCTCGGTGCCATGTCCGCCGTCATGGCCCTGATGTCGAGCCGCACTTCTCAAGGGGCGATTGCCTGGATTCTGTGTCTGCTGACGTTCCCCTACGTGGCGCTGCCACTGTACTGGGTGTTCGGACGTCCACGCTTCTATGGATACGTCAGCGCTCGTGAGGAGCGCGATTCGACCATGCGCCGTGTGCTGATGCGCTTTCGGCCCAAGCTGTCGCCGTGGCTGTCACGCCCGCTGGGCGGCAACCCCACCCATCTGGATGCCATCGAGCGTCTGGCGATGATGCCGGTCACCACCGGCAACCGCGCCAAGTTGCTGATCAATGGTGAGCACACCTTTGATGCGCTGTTTCATGCCATCGATGCCGCCGAGGATTACATCCTGATCCAGTTCTTCATCGTGCGAAACGATGAACTGGGGGTGCGTCTCAAGCAGAAGTTGATGAACCGCGCCGAACGCGGCGTGCGGGTCTGTTTCCTGTATGACGAGATCGGCTCGCGCAAGCTGCCCGATGGCTATCTGAATGATCTGCTGGAGTCGGGGTGTGAGGTCAGCGCCTTCAACTCCTCGCGTGGCTGGCGCCATCGCTTCCAGATCAACTTCCGCAATCACCGCAAGATCACCGTCATCGATGGCCGCGTCGGCTTCGTCGGCGGGCTGAATGTCGGCAATGAATATCTGGGCCATTCCGAGCGCTATGGCGCCTGGCGCGATACCCATCTTAAGCTTGAGGGGCCCAGCGTGATGGGGCTGCAGGAAGCCTTCTGGGAAGACTGGCACTGGGCGACCGGTGAGGTGCTGTCGCTCGAATGGCAGCCGCAGATCAGCTGTGACGAGTGTCAGCATGTGGTAATCGTGCCTTCCGGCCCGGCGGATCGCCGCGAGACGGCCAGTCTGCTGGTGCAGCAGGCGATTCACTCCTCGGTCAGTCGCATCTGGATCACCAGCCCCTATTTCGTGCCGGACCAGGGCGTGCAGGATGCGCTCAAGATCGCAGCGTTACGTGGTGTGGATGTGCGGGTGATGATTCCTGAGCGTCCCGATCACCTGCTGGTATTCCTGTCGGCGTTCTCGTTCCTGTCCGAGATGATTCGCTCCGGTGTGCGTGTCTTCCGCTATCAACCCGGCTTCCTGCATCAGAAGGTAATGTTGATGGACAGCCATACGGCGACCATCGGCACCGTCAATCTCGACAATCGCTCCTTCCGCCTCAACTTCGAGATCACGGCGTTCGTGCCTGATCACCAGTTCGCCTCGGAAGTGGAGGCGATGCTCGAGGAAGATTTCCGTCACTGTCGTGAAATCAGCTGCGAAGAGCTGGATGCACGGCCGATGTGGCGCAAGCTGGTCTCGCGCGCGGCCTATCTGCTGGCACCCATCCAGTAA
- a CDS encoding N-acetylmuramoyl-L-alanine amidase has translation MTPRNCSSRPYSSPPYSPRPCSPRFFSSRVFSRRLLTLAAATLIVLLAGCGTQPGSAAGDGSDTFDWVTSSPPGKSNSRIRHLVLHYTDDDLRGSLISLTGSQVSAHYLLSPPMPEIGLPRVYPLVPEARRAWHAGVSQWSERSNLNDTSIGIEIVNAGPQALAPRQAGEQEDAKAAVARRWSPSRDFAPWSEAQISALITLIKPIIARHGIKAVDVVGHSDIAPERKTDPGPRFPWRRLHDAGIGAWPHTSDVQCFQRQLASEGLPSHEDLLTALTHYGYPVDHARPELAIAAFQAHFRPGAISGAFDAESVAILLALNARYRQSPGCQPT, from the coding sequence ATGACGCCACGCAACTGTTCCTCACGCCCCTATTCATCACCCCCCTATTCACCACGTCCCTGCTCGCCACGCTTCTTCTCGTCACGCGTCTTTTCGCGACGTCTGCTGACGCTGGCCGCTGCCACGCTTATCGTATTGCTGGCAGGCTGTGGCACTCAGCCGGGTTCCGCCGCCGGTGACGGGAGCGATACCTTCGACTGGGTAACATCTTCTCCCCCAGGCAAGAGCAATTCGCGGATTCGCCATCTGGTGCTGCACTACACCGATGATGATCTGCGCGGCTCCCTGATCAGTCTGACCGGCTCTCAGGTCAGCGCGCATTATCTGCTGTCGCCGCCGATGCCCGAGATCGGTCTGCCGCGCGTCTATCCGCTGGTTCCAGAAGCGCGCCGTGCCTGGCATGCCGGCGTCAGCCAGTGGAGTGAGCGCAGCAATCTCAATGACACCTCCATCGGCATCGAGATCGTCAATGCCGGGCCGCAGGCATTGGCACCACGGCAGGCAGGCGAGCAGGAAGATGCCAAGGCGGCGGTCGCCAGGCGCTGGTCCCCCTCGCGTGACTTCGCGCCGTGGAGCGAGGCGCAGATCAGCGCACTGATCACGCTGATCAAGCCCATCATCGCGCGCCATGGCATCAAGGCGGTGGATGTCGTCGGGCATTCGGACATCGCCCCTGAGCGCAAGACCGATCCCGGCCCGCGCTTTCCCTGGCGACGTCTGCATGACGCCGGCATCGGTGCCTGGCCACACACCTCTGACGTGCAGTGCTTCCAGCGCCAGCTGGCAAGCGAGGGTCTGCCATCACATGAGGATCTGCTCACGGCGCTCACGCACTACGGCTATCCGGTGGACCATGCGCGCCCTGAATTGGCGATTGCCGCGTTCCAGGCACATTTTCGTCCCGGGGCGATCAGCGGGGCCTTCGATGCCGAGAGTGTCGCGATATTGCTGGCGCTCAACGCACGTTACCGTCAGTCCCCCGGCTGCCAGCCGACCTGA
- the livG gene encoding high-affinity branched-chain amino acid ABC transporter ATP-binding protein LivG — MQFGGLKAVDGVTLQVHPGEVVSVIGPNGAGKTTVFNCISGFYQPTGGEVYFQNRAMHRLPGYRIAQAGMVRTFQNVRLFKEMTVVENLLVAQHMHAERNLLKGLFKTPGYRRSEKALMQHAGDWLERVGLLEFANREAGNLAYGQQRRLEIARCMVARPRLLMLDEPAAGLNPNETRDLDDLIVSLTRDEGISVLLIEHDMSLVMGISDHIYVVNQGQPLADGSPEDIRRNDAVIKAYLGEE, encoded by the coding sequence ATGCAGTTCGGTGGCCTCAAGGCCGTGGACGGCGTGACGCTGCAGGTGCATCCGGGCGAGGTGGTGTCGGTCATCGGGCCGAACGGTGCGGGCAAGACAACCGTCTTCAACTGCATCTCAGGCTTCTATCAGCCCACCGGTGGTGAGGTGTATTTCCAGAACCGCGCCATGCATCGCCTGCCGGGCTATCGCATCGCCCAGGCCGGCATGGTGCGCACCTTCCAGAACGTGCGGCTATTCAAGGAGATGACCGTCGTCGAGAACCTGCTGGTGGCGCAGCACATGCACGCCGAACGCAATCTTCTCAAGGGACTGTTCAAGACGCCGGGCTATCGACGCAGTGAAAAGGCGCTGATGCAGCATGCCGGTGACTGGCTGGAGCGAGTCGGTCTGCTCGAATTCGCCAATCGCGAGGCCGGCAATCTGGCCTATGGCCAGCAGCGTCGACTCGAGATCGCGCGCTGCATGGTCGCCAGGCCGCGGCTGCTGATGCTGGATGAGCCGGCGGCGGGCCTCAATCCCAACGAGACACGGGACCTGGATGATCTGATCGTCAGCCTGACACGCGATGAGGGCATCTCGGTACTGTTGATCGAGCATGACATGAGTCTGGTGATGGGCATCTCGGACCACATCTACGTGGTCAATCAGGGCCAGCCGCTGGCGGATGGCAGCCCGGAGGACATACGGCGCAACGATGCCGTGATCAAGGCCTATCTGGGGGAAGAGTGA
- the mtnK gene encoding S-methyl-5-thioribose kinase, with protein MTAQDSTASTAPSIDYQFRDNADVIAFARQHVGARYPAFATAEELQVEEIGDGNINYVYRVCTPDRSASVIVKQGLPWVRIIGESWPLSLVRVRIEAETLQFEADCAPDLVPALHHFDEARSAIVMEDIGDHRNLRHAFLERASLPRLGEQMGHFLATTLYRSSDLALDAHDKKARVARFINPDQCKITEDLFFIDPFCDHERNSINPALRADAEALWQDAALKVEVAELKQRFLSAPEALLHGDLHAGSIFVREDSTKVIDPEFGFYGPAGFDIGSWLAALWLAACAHTELEGEQGDKRDYVAKLRAQAVASWESFAREFREQAAHSPDASFAAPSVAERLLSRILRDALGYAGCELIRRTVGLAHILELESISDEATRARAERRALALGRELIMARESLSDIDAIDALVARHLA; from the coding sequence ATGACTGCTCAAGACTCCACCGCTAGCACTGCGCCCTCCATCGACTATCAGTTTCGCGATAATGCGGATGTGATCGCCTTCGCGCGCCAGCATGTCGGCGCACGCTATCCGGCCTTCGCGACCGCTGAAGAACTTCAGGTCGAAGAGATCGGCGACGGCAACATCAACTATGTCTATCGCGTCTGCACGCCGGACCGCTCCGCCTCGGTGATCGTCAAGCAGGGACTGCCCTGGGTGCGCATCATCGGCGAAAGCTGGCCGCTGTCGCTGGTGCGTGTGCGCATCGAGGCGGAAACCCTGCAGTTCGAGGCCGACTGTGCGCCGGACCTGGTACCGGCGCTTCATCACTTTGATGAAGCTCGCTCGGCCATCGTGATGGAAGATATCGGCGATCACCGCAATCTGCGCCATGCCTTCCTGGAGCGCGCGTCATTGCCGCGGCTGGGCGAGCAGATGGGGCATTTTCTGGCCACTACGCTTTATCGCAGCAGCGATCTGGCTCTCGATGCCCACGACAAGAAGGCGCGCGTCGCCCGTTTCATCAATCCCGATCAGTGCAAGATCACCGAAGACCTGTTCTTCATCGATCCGTTCTGCGATCACGAACGCAACAGCATCAATCCGGCGCTGCGTGCGGATGCCGAAGCCCTGTGGCAGGACGCCGCCCTGAAAGTCGAAGTGGCCGAGCTCAAGCAGCGTTTCCTGTCCGCGCCCGAAGCACTGCTGCATGGTGATCTGCATGCGGGCTCGATCTTCGTGCGGGAAGACAGCACCAAGGTCATCGATCCGGAATTCGGCTTCTACGGTCCGGCGGGCTTCGATATCGGCAGCTGGCTGGCGGCACTGTGGCTGGCGGCCTGTGCGCATACCGAACTTGAGGGCGAGCAGGGCGACAAGCGTGACTACGTGGCAAAGCTGCGTGCCCAGGCGGTCGCCAGTTGGGAAAGCTTCGCTCGTGAGTTTCGTGAGCAGGCCGCCCACTCGCCGGATGCCAGCTTCGCTGCGCCGAGCGTGGCTGAGCGTCTGTTGTCTCGCATTTTGCGTGACGCACTCGGCTACGCCGGCTGTGAGCTGATTCGCCGCACTGTGGGGCTTGCGCATATTCTGGAACTCGAATCCATCAGCGATGAGGCCACCCGCGCGCGTGCCGAGCGGCGGGCGCTGGCACTCGGGCGCGAGTTGATCATGGCGCGCGAAAGCCTGAGCGATATCGATGCCATCGATGCCCTGGTGGCGCGTCACCTCGCCTGA
- the livH gene encoding high-affinity branched-chain amino acid ABC transporter permease LivH, whose translation MEDILYFLQQVINGLTIGSTYALIAIGYTMVYGIIGMINFAHGEIYMIGTYVTFIVIAALGMLGIANPFFLMAAALLVAVLVSCAYGFAVERVAYRPVRGSKRLIALISAIGMSIFLQNYMRLAQGSRDMAISSLIPGGWEFGIESFAVNLSYMQVIIFAVTLVCMLLLSSFISRSRLGRACRACSQDAGMARLLGINTDMIISVTFVIGAALAAVAGLLLGMYYGVVNPYIGFLAGLKAFTAAVLGGIGSIPGAMLGGLLLGVAEALTGGYLSTEYKDVVAFGLLILILLFRPSGILGKPEVEKI comes from the coding sequence ATGGAAGACATCCTCTACTTCCTGCAACAGGTCATCAATGGCCTGACCATCGGCAGTACCTATGCCTTGATCGCCATCGGCTACACGATGGTCTATGGCATCATCGGCATGATCAATTTCGCCCACGGCGAGATCTACATGATCGGCACCTATGTGACCTTCATCGTCATCGCGGCGCTGGGCATGCTGGGTATCGCCAACCCCTTCTTTCTGATGGCGGCCGCCTTGCTGGTGGCGGTGCTGGTGTCCTGTGCCTACGGCTTTGCCGTGGAGCGGGTGGCCTATCGCCCGGTACGTGGCTCAAAGCGTCTGATCGCGCTGATCTCGGCGATCGGCATGTCGATCTTCCTGCAGAACTACATGCGTCTGGCCCAGGGTTCGCGGGACATGGCGATCTCCAGCCTGATCCCGGGCGGCTGGGAATTCGGCATCGAGAGCTTTGCGGTCAATCTGTCCTACATGCAGGTGATCATCTTCGCCGTCACCCTGGTGTGCATGCTGCTGCTGTCGTCCTTCATCTCGCGCTCGCGGCTGGGGCGTGCCTGTCGTGCCTGCTCGCAGGACGCCGGCATGGCGCGTCTGCTGGGCATCAATACCGACATGATCATTTCGGTGACCTTCGTGATCGGCGCGGCGCTGGCCGCCGTGGCGGGCCTGCTGCTCGGCATGTACTACGGCGTGGTCAATCCCTACATCGGCTTCCTGGCCGGCCTCAAGGCGTTCACGGCAGCGGTGCTGGGCGGTATCGGCAGCATCCCCGGCGCCATGCTGGGTGGCCTGCTGCTGGGCGTCGCGGAGGCGCTGACCGGCGGTTACCTGTCGACTGAATACAAGGACGTGGTGGCCTTCGGGCTGCTGATCCTGATTCTGCTGTTCCGTCCCTCCGGGATTCTCGGCAAGCCCGAAGTGGAGAAGATCTGA